CCTGGGCCAGGGTCCGCCCCAGGGAAAGGGCCCATGTCACGGGCGAAGCCCGTACCTTGGCCTCGACCAGGCGCACCTGGGGGCTCTTGCCCTTGCCGCTTCCCCGGAGGGCCTTCCCGTCGGCCACCAGGACCTTTTCCCCTTCCCGCTCCGTTTCCGGGAAGACGGCGGCCAGGGCCTGGGCCGAGGCTTGGGGGTCCAGGCGGTGGAGGAGCCCGGTGAGGGCGGTGTGGCCCGGGGGCTTGCGCAGGCCCAGGTGGGGGAGGAGGTGGGGGTGGGCGCGGGGGTCGGGAACCTGGGATAGGGCTTCGCGCAGGGTCATGGAGGGCTATCTACCCCAAAAGGGGTATACCGGTCAAGTTTGGTCCAAAGGGCTGAACCTTCACACGGCTTTCACACGACTTGCTAACATGAAACCCGTAGGGGAGGTTGCGAACAGTTGCCCCCCAGCCACCCTTTCCCTACCCCACACCAAGTCCTGCTCCCAAATCCCGTCATCCCCCACAACCTCCCTTCGTACAGGGCAAAAGGCTTAGCCCTCTAGAATGTTCCCTAGGGGTCTAGACGTGAAGGGGAAGAAACGCAAAGGCAAGGGCAAAAGGCCCCAGTCCTTCGTCGGCCTGGAAGCCCTTCTCGTCTTCCCCGACCACGGGGACTACGTAGCCACCCTGGACCTGATGCGTCGCTTCTCCGCCGCCTTCCGCTTCGCCTACAACAGGCTTCTGGAGGGGGAAAAGCGGGAGGATCTGAAAAAGGAAGACGGCCCCCTCTGCACCCTCTTCCGCCTCAACACCCGCTACGCAGATGACGCCCTCCTGAAGGCCCAGGCCCTCCTCACCTCCCAGGTGGAGCTCGGGGAGAACCCCCGCAAGGTGGTCTTCGGGGGGAGGAAGCTCTTTACAGACCTGGCCCGGCTCAAACGGAGCAACCTCCCGCTCTATGAGCGGAAGAAGGCGGAGTGGCGGGAAAGGCGCAAGGGCACCCTCTACGCCCGTGGGGATAAGAGCAAAAAGGGCAACCCTCACCTGCGCTTGGTGGTGCAGGACGGAAGCCTCTTCGGGGCCCCTACACCCCAAATGAACCTCTGGCTTCAGATCAACCTGGGGGAAAAGCGCTACGCCTGGGCCCTGGTGAAGACCTCCCACCCCAGGCTCCAAGCGCTTCTGTCCCGGGTGTATGCCCATGAGCCCTACAACGTGGAACTCGCCTTGCGGGAGGGGAGGGTCTACGCCCTCTTCTCCTGGGAGGAGGAGCTTCCTCCAGTTTCCCTCACCCAGGAGGGGGGCGTCCTGGCCCTGGACGTCAACGCCGACCCCTACGGGCTGGCCCTGGCGG
The nucleotide sequence above comes from Thermus tengchongensis. Encoded proteins:
- a CDS encoding IS200/IS605 family accessory protein TnpB-related protein, giving the protein MFPRGLDVKGKKRKGKGKRPQSFVGLEALLVFPDHGDYVATLDLMRRFSAAFRFAYNRLLEGEKREDLKKEDGPLCTLFRLNTRYADDALLKAQALLTSQVELGENPRKVVFGGRKLFTDLARLKRSNLPLYERKKAEWRERRKGTLYARGDKSKKGNPHLRLVVQDGSLFGAPTPQMNLWLQINLGEKRYAWALVKTSHPRLQALLSRVYAHEPYNVELALREGRVYALFSWEEELPPVSLTQEGGVLALDVNADPYGLALAVVNPDGSLRRHLTLSLEEVDRAKNRGAKEIALWRMAHQIVSLAQEEGVAIATERLKHLPKGRRGDGLGPAFRRQAHRFAYRSLLGKVHALARKKGIQSLEVNPQDTSTIGMLKYAPLLSLSKDVAAAYVIGRRALGFKEEIPKPLKALLQ
- a CDS encoding DDE transposase family protein, encoding MTLREALSQVPDPRAHPHLLPHLGLRKPPGHTALTGLLHRLDPQASAQALAAVFPETEREGEKVLVADGKALRGSGKGKSPQVRLVEAKVRASPVTWALSLGRTLAQARAEGSEQGALLELLERLGAGGLAGRWW